CCTGCTCGGCCACCCCAGACTCCGCGCGGCACTGCTCTCGGACTTCTTCCTGGCGGCGTTCTACGCGTCGGCCCTTCTGGTGTTGCCGCAGTACCTCGCCGACCGGCATGGCCTCGGTGAACGACTCATCGGTGTGTCACTGCTCCTCGTCAGCGGAACCATGGCGTTCGCGTCCCCGCGTGTGGGTCGCTGGGTGGACCAGGGTGGCCCCAACCGCCCGCTCCGGTTCGGATTCGCTTCACTCGCAGTGTCGGCGGGCGCGCTTCTCGCGGGTGCGCTCTCCGGACAGATCGCGGTCCTGCTCGTCGGTTTCGTGTTCTTCGGACTCGGGTGGGCGCTGATCCTGGCGCCTGCGACGCTGTCGGCGCTGTCGGCGGTCCCCACCGGGGAGGCGGGCTTTGCGATAGGAGCCTCCTGGACGTTCCACAATCTCGGCGGTGCCCTCGGCGCCGCCGTAGCCGCAGCGCTGTACGCGTCGTCCGACGCCGACGGCGGACTGACCTCAACCGCAGTGTTCCTGCTAGTCGGCGCGGTCATCGCGCTCGCGGCGAACGCTTTGATCCCTGATTCGCATTCCACCGTCGACGCCGCAGGCGCCGACGGTTCCAGAGAGAAGACTTCCCGATGAAGAACAGCACCCGTGCGGCGGTCGCCGTGCTCGCCGTCGCCACCGCGCTGCCGCTCGCGGCCTGCGCGGGAGACGACGCGGAGTCCGATGTCCTGCGCTACGGACTGTCGTCTGCGCCGAGCTGCGCCGACCCGGCACAGTCGAGCACCAACCAGACTGTCAACGTGTCCCGTCAGGTGGTCGACTCGCTCGTCGACCAGAACCGGGACACCGGTGAACTCACACCGTGGCTCGCAGAACGGTTCGCGGCGTCGCCGGACGGCCGCAGTTTCACGTTCACTCTCCGAGACGACGTGACCTTCAGTGACGGGACGCCGCTCACGTCGGACGTGGTGAAGAAGAACTTCGACGCGCTCACCTCCGACGAGTCGACGTCCACCCGAACTCTGCAGGCGTCGGGCTTCCTGCTCGGATACGAGCGGACCGACACGCCGGACAAGCGAACGGCGATCGTCCGATTCGCCGAACCCAACGTGCAGTTCCTGCAGGCCGCGGCCACAACGCAGCTCGGAATCCTCGCGCCGTCGACGGTCGCCGCCTCGTTCGACGACAGGTGCACGGCGAGCACGGTGATCGGTAGCGGGCCGTACACCTACAGCGGGTGGGAGCAGGACCGATCGGCGACGCTCACCAGGCGAGACGACTACCGGTGGACCCCGGACACCGGGCTCGCAGAACAGGCGCGATACCGCACTGTCGAGTTCAGCGTTGTGCCCGAGTCCGGGGTCCGCGCAGGCAGCATCACGTCCGGTCAGTTGGACGCGACCGCCGATCCTCAGCCTCAGGACCGAAGCGCGATCGAAGCGTCCGGCGCCGTGCTGACCTCACGTCCCAACCCGGGACTCCCGTACGTCTTCCAGTCGAACGTGTCGCGCGGTGTCCTCGCCGACGCGGCGGTCCGGCGTGCCGTGACCACGGCACTCGACCGGAAGGAACTGGTCGACACCGTCCTCGGGGACTCGTTCAAACCTGCAACGAGCGCCCTCGCGTCGACCACTCCCGGGTACCGAACCGACCCCGCGATCCGGCTCGACCGCGCCGAGTCCGCTCGGGTGCTCGACGCCGCGGGCTGGCGCTCGTCCGGCGGTGGGACACGGACGAAGGACGGAAAGAAGCTGGCCTTCGACGTCATCTACTCGCCGGAGTTCTACGGCAACAAGCCGATCCTCGAGCTCGTCCAGCGCCAGTTGGCGGCCGTCGGCATCGACCTGACGATCACGGCGCTGTCGAACGACGACTTCCTCTCCAGGCGTAAGGCGGGCGACTTCGACGCCGTGTACTACAACGTCACGCGCGCCGACCCGGACATCCTCCGGTCACGACTGGGCTTCGAGGGGACGAACTACTCTCGTCGAGGATTCGACCCGCGGATCGATCCACTGCTGACACAACAGGCCGGGGTCGCCGACAGGGCGGAACGCCTGCGTCTCGTCGACACTCTTCAGACACGGCTGATCGAAGCCGGGTACGCGATTCCGGTCGTCGAGCTGTCGCAGGTGGCCGCGGTCGCTCCAGGTTTCGGCGGGATCGGTTTCGACGCGTCCGGCGTTCTGCGCCTGCAGTACCCAGACACGGACTCATGATTGGGAAGCCCGCGAGTCGCGTCGCGTCGCGTGTGGCGGCTGGAGCCGCCGTTGTATGGGCCGTGTTCACTCTCGTCTTCTTCGTGTTGCGGGTGCTGCCCGGTGATCCGGTCTCTCTCGCCGCCGACGCCGACTCCGGCGGGGCGCCCCCGTCACCCGCCGCTCTCGCCGCGCTCCGTGCGCAGTACGGGCTCGACCGTCCGCTGTGGCAGCAGTACCTGTCGGCCGTCGGAGACTTCGTGCGAGGCGATTGGGGGACGTCGGTGGTGACGGGCCGCCCCGTCACCACAACACTGCTCGACGCGCTTCCGTCGACGACGGTTCTCGCAGTGTCCGCCTTGGCACTGGGAGGGGTCGCCGCGTTCGGTCTGGCGTTCGCCGCTACGTATCGACCGAACGGGATAGCTTCCCGCATCGTCGGCCAGATTCCGTCCGTGCTGGTGTCGCTGCCGACCTTTGCGGTAGGACTTGTCCTGATCCAGGTGTTCGCGTTCGGGCTCGGAGTCCTGCCGGGCTTCGGCGATCGGACGCCCGCGTCTGCGATCCTGCCGGCAGTGACGCTCGCCGTCCCGATCGCGGGCTATCTCGGACAACTCATGGCGTCGGGTATGCGGGAGGCCGCGGCCCAACCGTATGTCGACGTCGCACGGGCCACCGGAGCGTCCGATCTGAGCATCCACCTGCGGCATGTGGCACCCGCTGCCGCGTTGCCGACGCTGTCGGCGCTCGGCGTGCTGGTCGGGTCGGCTCTGGCGGGCGCTGTGGTGGTGGAGACGGTGTTCTCACGCGCTGGGCTCGGGCGTCTCACCCAGCAGGCCGTCGCGGCGCACGACGGGCCGGTGATGCTGGCGACCGTCGTGGTGTCGGCGGTGGTCTTCGTGGTGGTGACAGCGATCGTCGACGTCGTCGGTCCGCTCGTCGACCCGCGTGCCCGGAGCCTGTCGTGACGGGCCTGGTCGCGGTGGCCCTGCGCGACGGAAGGGTGCCGCCCTGGGTGCGTCGGCTGAGAAGGCCGAGGCCGGGCGTGGCCGTGGCTGCCGCCGTCCTACTGCTCGCGGTGCTGGCTGCCGTCGCGCCCGGGGTCTTGACCAGTGGCGATCCGCTCGCAGTGGCTCCGGCAGACAGACTGCAGGCGCCGTCGTTGGACCACCCGTTCGGGACGGATCAGCTCGGTCGCGACGTGCTCACCCGAGTCGTGCACGGAACCGGTGCGTCATTGACGGCTGCGCTGGCAGCGGTCGGAGTCGCCATCGCCGGCGGTCTGGTCATCGGAGTGACGACGGGCTACCTCGGCGGGTGGGCGGACCGAGTCGGGATGCGACTGGTGGATGTACTCCTCGCGGTTCCCGCACTGCTGCTCTCGATGACTGTCATCGCGGCCACCGGGGGAGGCACCCTCGTACTGGGTGTCGCCGTCGGCATCGCCGGGGTGGCAGGGGCGTCCCGAGTGCTCCGGGCGCGTACCCAACAACTCCGATCGGTCCCGTTCGTCGAGGCCGCGACCGTCAGCGGTTGGCGACGGCCCACCGTCATCACGCGGCATATCCTGCCGCATCTGTGGCCGACGGCCGCGGCTGTCGCGTCCGTGGAGTTCGGGCAGGCGGTGCTCGCGGTGGCAGCCCTCGGATTCCTCGGTTTCGGACCTCCACCGCCGGCCCCCGAGTGGGGTGCGATGGTGGCCGACGGACGAGCGTTCCTCGCCGATTCGTGGTGGCTCACGCTGGCGCCCGCCGCAGTCATCACTGCGGTTGTTCTCGCCGCCTACCGGCTGTCGCGCGTGATCGGAGGGAGCCGTGCTTGAGATATCCGGACTCGATGTGACCGTCGGACGGACGCCGGTACTCGTAGGCGTTGATCTCCAGGTGGAGCCTGGGGAGACCGTCGCCGTCGTCGGCGCGTCGGGGAGTGGCAAATCCACGCTCGCACGCACTGTCCTCGGCCTTCATCCTGCAGGCGTGCGTGTTGAGGCACGGCGGTTGCGTCAGGGCGACGCCGATCTGCCCGCTCCCGGGTCGAAGACGTGGCGGACGGTCCGAGGTCGCCGAATCGGCTACGTTCCACAAGATCCTGGAAGCTCGCTCAACCCGGTGCGTCGTATCGGTTCGCAGGTCAGGGCGGCGTTGCGGTCATCGGGAGCAGCCGACACAGACCGCGAGGCGGCGTCACGTCTCACCGAGGTCGGGTTGTCGTCGGAGTTCTTGAAGCGGTATCCCCACGAGGTGTCCGGCGGCCAGCGTCAGCGAGTCCTGATCGCGATGGCGCTCGCGGGACGACCGGGCCTGATCGTCGCGGACGAGCCCACCAGTGCGCTCGACTCCGACGTCGCCGACCAGGTGTTGGACACTCTGACAGCTCAGGTCGGACGGACCTCGGGTCTTCTCCTCGTGACGCACGATCTCACCGTCGTCGAACGTCGTGCGGACCGAGTCGTGGTACTCGACGGCGGCCGCGTGGTCGAGTCGTCGACGCCGGGTGTGTTGGTGTCGACGCCGTCGAGTGCGGCGGGCAAGGCGTTGCGAGCGGCGATCCCCGGGGGGCGTCGGCCCGCGCCGGTCCCGGAACCGCGGAAGGAGGTGCTGTCCGCGAGATCGCTCAGCAAGCGATTCGGGGCGGTGGCGGCGCTCGACGCCGTCGACCTGACACTCCATCGTGGTGAGACGGTCGCCGTCGTCGGCCCGTCCGGCTCGGGGAAGTCGACGCTCGCTCGGGTCCTCGTCGGCCTGACTACGCCGGATTCCGGCGCTGTCGACACACGAGGACGTGTGCAGCTCGTTGCACAGAACCCGTTCACCGCCCTCGATCCGAGATGGACCGTGCGGCGGATCATCGCCGAATCGTTGCATCCATCGCTGGGTCTCACTTCCGATCAACGCGCCGACCGCGTGCGTGACGCTCTCGACGACGTGGGACTCGGTCGGGGGTTCGCCGATCGGTACCCGACCGAACTGTCCGGCGGCCAGAGCCAGCGCGTGGCGATCGCTCGGGCGGTCGCCGCCCGTCCAGAGATCGTGGTGCTCGACGAGGCGGTGTCGGCGCTCGACGTGGTGTCGCAGGCGACCGTTCTCGATATCCTGGCGCGCCTGCAGCGTGATCACGGCACGGCCTACGTGTTCGTCACACACGACCGGACCGTCGCCGCCGACGTCGCTCACCGCACAGTCGAGGTCCGACGAGGAGTCGCGACGGAGGTGAACGCGCTCCTGACCTGACCCGACCGAACATTGGAGGCGTTTTCGGTTCTGGGACCGGGAATCGTCGCCGAAGTGCAAAGGACCCCGCCGACGTGAGTCGGCGGGGTCCTTCTTCTTCAGATCAAGCTGGTGAGGACTTGATCAGAAAGCTGCTTCGTCGAGCTCCATGAGGTCGTTGTCGACGTTGTTCTCGACGATGTGGCGCACAGCGGTGAGCTGCGGCAGCATGTTCTTCGCGAAGAAGGTCGCCGAGGCGATCTTGCCCTGGTAGAAGGCGACGTCGTCGCCCGAGGCGCCGTTCGCGAGAGCTGCAGCGGCGACAACCGCCTGGCGGAGCAGGAGCCAGCCGATGACCAGGTCGCCGACCGACATGAGGAAGCGGACCGATGCGGTACCGACGAGGTACAGCTGCTTCGGGTCTTCCTGAGCGGCCATCAGCCAGCCGGTGAGCTTGGCGGCCATGCCCTGCACGTCCTCGAGAGCCGTCTTCAGCAGCGCGCGCTCGTCGTCGAAGCCCTCACCGTTCTCGATGAACTGCTGGATCTGGCCTGCGACGTGCGCCAGCGCCTGGCCCTTGTCGCGGATGATCTTGCGGAAGAAGAAGTCCTGCGCCTGGATGGCGGTGGTGCCCTCGTACAGCGAGTCGATCTTCGAGTCGCGGATGTACTGCTCGATCGGGTAGTCCTGCAGGAAGCCCGATCCGCCGAGAGTCTGCAGCGACTCGGTCAGCTTCTCGTACGCGCGCTCGGAGCCGACACCCTTGACAATCGGGAGCAGGAGGTCGTTGACCTTGTGAGCCAGCTCGGGGTCCGCGCCGGACACGATCGCGGCGGCCTCCGGGTCCTGGTGCGACGCGGTGTACAGGTACACGGCGCGCAGACCTTCGGCGTACGACTTCTGCGTGAGCAGCGCACGACGGACATCGGGGTGATGGGTGATGGTGACACGCGGTGCGGCCTTGTCCATCATCTGCGTCAGGTCGGCGCCCTGCACGCGCTCCTTGGCGTACTCGAGAGCGTTCAGGTAGCCGGTCGACAGCGTTGAGATGGCCTTGGTGCCGACCATCATGCGAGCGTGCTCGATGACGTCGAACATCTGCGCGATGCCCGAGTGGACCTCGCCGACGAGCCAGCCCTTGGCCGGGGTGCCGTGCAGGCCGAAGCTGACCTCACACGTGGCCGAGGCCTTGATGCCCATCTTGTGCTCGACGTTGGTGACGAATGCACCGTTGCGGTCCTGCAGCTCGCCGGTCTCGTGATCGAAGTGGAACTTCGGAACGAAGAACAGCGACAGACCCTTGGTGCCCGGTCCGGCGCCCTCGGGGCGAGCCAGAACGAGGTGGAAGATGTTCTCGGTCATGTCCTGGTCGGCGGAGGTGATGAAGCGCTTCACGCCCTCGATGTGCCAGGTGCCGTCTTCCTGCAGGGTCGCCTTGGTGGTGCCCGCGCCCACGTCCGAACCGGCGTCGGGCTCGGTGAGGACCATGGTGGCGCCCCAGCCGCGCTCGGAGCAGATCGCAGCCCACTTCTTCTGCTCGTCCGTGCCGTTGTCGTAGAAGATGTTCGAGAAGCCCGAGCCCGCGGCGTACATGAACACCGGCGGGTTGGCGCCGAGGATCATCTCGCCGATGGCCCAGTACAGCGAACGCGGTGCGGGCAGGCCGCCGAGTTCCTCGTCGACGCCGACCTTGTCCCAGCCGGCTTCGATGAGAGCGTTGTAGCTCTTCTTGAAGCTCTCGGGGATGGTCACGCTGTGATCGGTCGGGTCGAAGACCGGCGGGTTGCGGTCAGCGTCGACGAACGAGTCGGCGATGACGCCCTCCGACAGGGCCTTCACTTCGCGGAGCATGTCGACGGCGGTCTCGTGGTCGAGGTCGCCGAAGGCGCCCGTCTCGAGAACCTTGTCGAGCTCGTACATCTCGAAGAGGTTGAAGTGGAGATCGCGAAGGTTGGACTTGTAATGGCCCATGGTTCTTCCTAACCGGTGAGGTGCTGGGGCTGACCGGACATGTTACTTGCCGGTAACTATTGACAGAATAGCTCCCGTCTCAGCGCGGAACAACACGCCGGGAGTGTGGCGGCGCTAACAACTGCAAGCGTATCCCGGCCCTCGGAGGTCAGTGCGACCGCAGATACTCCAGGTCGGCGGCGACACCTTCGGACGGCGTCTCCAAGACGCCCGGCGCACCAGCCGTCTTCATCAGCTCGAGCAGCACATCTGCGTCGATGTGGCCGGACTCGATGTTGGCGTGACGGTCGCGTCCGGAGTCGAACTCGTCGCGCGAATT
This genomic window from Gordonia sp. PDNC005 contains:
- a CDS encoding ABC transporter substrate-binding protein, whose translation is MKNSTRAAVAVLAVATALPLAACAGDDAESDVLRYGLSSAPSCADPAQSSTNQTVNVSRQVVDSLVDQNRDTGELTPWLAERFAASPDGRSFTFTLRDDVTFSDGTPLTSDVVKKNFDALTSDESTSTRTLQASGFLLGYERTDTPDKRTAIVRFAEPNVQFLQAAATTQLGILAPSTVAASFDDRCTASTVIGSGPYTYSGWEQDRSATLTRRDDYRWTPDTGLAEQARYRTVEFSVVPESGVRAGSITSGQLDATADPQPQDRSAIEASGAVLTSRPNPGLPYVFQSNVSRGVLADAAVRRAVTTALDRKELVDTVLGDSFKPATSALASTTPGYRTDPAIRLDRAESARVLDAAGWRSSGGGTRTKDGKKLAFDVIYSPEFYGNKPILELVQRQLAAVGIDLTITALSNDDFLSRRKAGDFDAVYYNVTRADPDILRSRLGFEGTNYSRRGFDPRIDPLLTQQAGVADRAERLRLVDTLQTRLIEAGYAIPVVELSQVAAVAPGFGGIGFDASGVLRLQYPDTDS
- a CDS encoding ABC transporter permease yields the protein MIGKPASRVASRVAAGAAVVWAVFTLVFFVLRVLPGDPVSLAADADSGGAPPSPAALAALRAQYGLDRPLWQQYLSAVGDFVRGDWGTSVVTGRPVTTTLLDALPSTTVLAVSALALGGVAAFGLAFAATYRPNGIASRIVGQIPSVLVSLPTFAVGLVLIQVFAFGLGVLPGFGDRTPASAILPAVTLAVPIAGYLGQLMASGMREAAAQPYVDVARATGASDLSIHLRHVAPAAALPTLSALGVLVGSALAGAVVVETVFSRAGLGRLTQQAVAAHDGPVMLATVVVSAVVFVVVTAIVDVVGPLVDPRARSLS
- a CDS encoding ABC transporter permease translates to MAVAAAVLLLAVLAAVAPGVLTSGDPLAVAPADRLQAPSLDHPFGTDQLGRDVLTRVVHGTGASLTAALAAVGVAIAGGLVIGVTTGYLGGWADRVGMRLVDVLLAVPALLLSMTVIAATGGGTLVLGVAVGIAGVAGASRVLRARTQQLRSVPFVEAATVSGWRRPTVITRHILPHLWPTAAAVASVEFGQAVLAVAALGFLGFGPPPPAPEWGAMVADGRAFLADSWWLTLAPAAVITAVVLAAYRLSRVIGGSRA
- a CDS encoding ABC transporter ATP-binding protein; the encoded protein is MLEISGLDVTVGRTPVLVGVDLQVEPGETVAVVGASGSGKSTLARTVLGLHPAGVRVEARRLRQGDADLPAPGSKTWRTVRGRRIGYVPQDPGSSLNPVRRIGSQVRAALRSSGAADTDREAASRLTEVGLSSEFLKRYPHEVSGGQRQRVLIAMALAGRPGLIVADEPTSALDSDVADQVLDTLTAQVGRTSGLLLVTHDLTVVERRADRVVVLDGGRVVESSTPGVLVSTPSSAAGKALRAAIPGGRRPAPVPEPRKEVLSARSLSKRFGAVAALDAVDLTLHRGETVAVVGPSGSGKSTLARVLVGLTTPDSGAVDTRGRVQLVAQNPFTALDPRWTVRRIIAESLHPSLGLTSDQRADRVRDALDDVGLGRGFADRYPTELSGGQSQRVAIARAVAARPEIVVLDEAVSALDVVSQATVLDILARLQRDHGTAYVFVTHDRTVAADVAHRTVEVRRGVATEVNALLT
- a CDS encoding acyl-CoA dehydrogenase, translating into MGHYKSNLRDLHFNLFEMYELDKVLETGAFGDLDHETAVDMLREVKALSEGVIADSFVDADRNPPVFDPTDHSVTIPESFKKSYNALIEAGWDKVGVDEELGGLPAPRSLYWAIGEMILGANPPVFMYAAGSGFSNIFYDNGTDEQKKWAAICSERGWGATMVLTEPDAGSDVGAGTTKATLQEDGTWHIEGVKRFITSADQDMTENIFHLVLARPEGAGPGTKGLSLFFVPKFHFDHETGELQDRNGAFVTNVEHKMGIKASATCEVSFGLHGTPAKGWLVGEVHSGIAQMFDVIEHARMMVGTKAISTLSTGYLNALEYAKERVQGADLTQMMDKAAPRVTITHHPDVRRALLTQKSYAEGLRAVYLYTASHQDPEAAAIVSGADPELAHKVNDLLLPIVKGVGSERAYEKLTESLQTLGGSGFLQDYPIEQYIRDSKIDSLYEGTTAIQAQDFFFRKIIRDKGQALAHVAGQIQQFIENGEGFDDERALLKTALEDVQGMAAKLTGWLMAAQEDPKQLYLVGTASVRFLMSVGDLVIGWLLLRQAVVAAAALANGASGDDVAFYQGKIASATFFAKNMLPQLTAVRHIVENNVDNDLMELDEAAF